Proteins encoded by one window of Akkermansia muciniphila ATCC BAA-835:
- a CDS encoding YeiH family protein — protein sequence MSPKHLANPLHGILLIVLFSFSAFYIADFEWVKHLSLSPLIVGIVLGMLYANSLRNHLPETWVPGIQFCTKQVLRTGIVLYGFKLTFQSVIDIGGSALALDLIVVTLTILLGAGLGRLLKMDRDTALLTSIGSSICGAAAVLGAEPVVKSKPYKAAVAVSTVVIFGTLSMFLYPALHRAGILDLTPEQMGLFTGATLHEVAHVVGAGNAMGQAISDPAIIVKMIRVMMLAPVLVVLSIVLARRDPSSGANGEKRKITIPWFAFLFLAVIGFNSLHLLPAGLVDAINTLDTFLLTMAMTALGAESSFEKFKKAGARPFLLAGFLYIWLFFGGYWLVKLISL from the coding sequence ATGTCTCCCAAACATCTAGCCAATCCCCTCCACGGCATCCTGCTTATTGTTCTGTTTTCCTTTTCCGCTTTTTACATTGCTGATTTTGAATGGGTGAAACATCTTTCCCTCAGCCCGCTGATCGTCGGCATCGTGCTGGGAATGCTTTACGCCAACAGCCTGCGCAACCACCTTCCGGAAACATGGGTTCCCGGCATTCAGTTCTGCACCAAGCAGGTTTTGAGAACAGGCATTGTCCTGTACGGATTCAAACTGACTTTTCAAAGTGTCATCGACATCGGCGGCTCCGCCCTGGCGCTCGACCTTATTGTGGTCACTCTCACCATTCTTCTGGGAGCCGGGCTGGGGCGCCTGCTGAAAATGGACAGGGACACGGCCCTGCTGACCTCCATCGGCAGTTCCATTTGCGGGGCAGCAGCCGTTCTGGGGGCGGAACCCGTCGTCAAAAGCAAACCTTACAAAGCCGCTGTGGCCGTTTCCACCGTGGTCATCTTCGGCACGCTCTCCATGTTTCTGTATCCAGCCCTGCACCGGGCCGGAATACTGGATCTGACGCCGGAACAAATGGGGCTTTTTACCGGAGCCACCCTTCATGAAGTGGCGCATGTGGTGGGCGCCGGCAACGCCATGGGGCAAGCTATTTCCGATCCGGCCATTATCGTCAAAATGATCCGGGTAATGATGCTGGCCCCGGTGCTGGTCGTCCTGAGCATTGTCCTGGCCCGGAGGGACCCCTCTTCCGGAGCAAACGGGGAAAAACGGAAAATTACCATTCCCTGGTTCGCCTTCCTGTTCCTTGCCGTCATTGGCTTTAATTCCCTGCACCTGCTGCCTGCCGGACTTGTGGACGCCATAAACACCCTGGATACATTCCTGCTGACCATGGCGATGACGGCCCTGGGCGCGGAATCCAGCTTTGAGAAGTTTAAAAAAGCCGGAGCGCGGCCTTTCCTGCTTGCAGGCTTCCTGTATATCTGGCTTTTCTTCGGAGGTTACTGGCTGGTCAAGCTGATCAGCCTCTAA
- a CDS encoding pyridoxal-phosphate-dependent aminotransferase family protein, protein MATKLFIPGPTEVAPEVLAAMSGPMMGHRSKAASALQRRISNNLRRILLTEQEILLSTSSGTGLMEGAVRSCTAKRAAIFSVGAFGDKWYKIATGNGVPSDIFKSELGQPTTPEMVDAALSTGKYDTICITHNETSTGIQNPVEEIAEVLKKYPDVVWCMDAVSSAAGSRIETDKLGVDVLVTSTQKALALPPGMAVCTLSQKAYERTASVPNRGCYFDLRSIYDTIQKKDYQYTNTPCISIMYAMDLQLQRIMQEGVENRFARHEAMAEFVRSWADEYFSVFANRDHLSCTLTVISNTRDIDIASLNNSLIERGMQLGNGYGDLKNKTFRIAHMGELTMNDMRSITSSIVDILKLK, encoded by the coding sequence ATGGCAACCAAATTATTCATTCCCGGACCCACTGAAGTAGCACCTGAAGTACTTGCCGCCATGAGCGGCCCAATGATGGGACACCGATCCAAAGCGGCCTCCGCCCTGCAGCGCCGCATTTCCAACAATCTGCGCCGCATCCTGCTGACGGAACAGGAAATTCTGCTTTCCACTTCCTCCGGTACGGGCCTGATGGAAGGCGCCGTGCGTTCCTGCACCGCCAAACGCGCCGCCATTTTTTCCGTGGGCGCCTTCGGCGACAAATGGTACAAGATCGCTACGGGCAACGGCGTGCCCTCCGATATTTTCAAGAGCGAACTGGGGCAGCCCACTACCCCGGAAATGGTGGACGCCGCCCTCTCCACCGGCAAATACGACACCATTTGCATCACGCACAATGAGACGTCCACCGGCATCCAGAACCCGGTGGAGGAAATTGCGGAAGTGCTTAAAAAATACCCGGATGTCGTGTGGTGCATGGACGCCGTGAGTTCCGCCGCCGGCTCCCGGATTGAAACGGACAAGCTGGGCGTGGACGTACTGGTGACCTCCACCCAGAAGGCGCTTGCCCTGCCTCCCGGCATGGCTGTCTGCACGCTATCCCAAAAAGCGTACGAACGCACCGCCTCCGTTCCCAACCGCGGCTGCTACTTTGACCTGCGTTCCATTTACGACACCATCCAGAAGAAGGACTACCAGTACACGAACACTCCCTGCATCTCCATCATGTACGCCATGGACCTCCAGCTCCAGCGCATCATGCAGGAAGGTGTGGAAAACCGCTTTGCGCGTCATGAAGCCATGGCCGAATTCGTGCGTTCCTGGGCGGATGAATATTTCAGCGTCTTTGCCAACCGGGACCACCTTTCCTGCACCCTGACGGTGATCAGCAACACGAGGGACATTGACATCGCCTCCCTGAACAACTCCCTGATCGAACGCGGCATGCAGCTCGGCAACGGTTACGGGGACTTGAAGAACAAAACGTTCCGCATTGCCCACATGGGCGAGCTGACGATGAATGACATGCGCTCCATCACGTCCAGCATCGTGGATATCCTGAAGCTCAAATAA
- a CDS encoding DUF1015 domain-containing protein — MSTLHPFPALRPPRELAARVSSLPYDVMNHREAEEMAAGNDASFLHICRSDIDTSEAAIHAPETYAKARENLERFVREGYLFRDERPSFYIYRQIMWGRVQTGIVGCASVDEYASGAIKKHELTRREKELDRIEHFDACSAQTEPVFLAYRKHEGLSAIIREWIKFHKPEYDFTTEDGVTHILWPVSEPGTVEDIRKSFEEVDALYIADGHHRTASSAAVSARRRQKHPDYTGQEEFNYLMAVVFCDEDLFIMDYNRVIRDLNGLTEEEFMEKLRTSFDINPVDTIPGEGYAPRAKHEFGMYLNGRWYSATAKPGTFPVGHPIESLDCAILQANVLAPILGIDDPRTSDRIDFVGGIRGLGELERRCSGEMALAFSLYPVTMADLFRVADAGEIMPPKSTWFEPKLRSGLFIHTIEQ; from the coding sequence ATGTCCACTCTCCATCCCTTCCCCGCCCTGCGTCCTCCTCGGGAACTGGCCGCGCGGGTCTCCTCCCTCCCCTATGATGTCATGAACCACCGGGAAGCCGAGGAAATGGCCGCCGGAAATGACGCCTCTTTCCTCCATATCTGCCGTTCCGACATCGACACGAGCGAAGCTGCCATCCATGCCCCGGAAACCTACGCCAAGGCCAGGGAAAACCTGGAAAGGTTTGTCCGCGAAGGGTACCTCTTCCGGGATGAACGGCCGTCTTTCTACATCTACCGACAAATCATGTGGGGGCGCGTACAGACGGGCATCGTCGGCTGCGCCTCCGTGGATGAATATGCCAGCGGCGCCATTAAAAAGCACGAACTGACCCGCAGGGAAAAGGAACTTGACCGGATTGAGCATTTTGACGCCTGCTCCGCTCAGACGGAACCGGTATTCCTGGCCTACCGCAAACATGAAGGTCTTTCCGCCATCATCCGGGAATGGATTAAATTCCACAAACCCGAATATGATTTTACCACGGAGGACGGCGTCACCCATATCCTGTGGCCCGTTTCCGAGCCCGGCACGGTGGAAGACATCCGCAAAAGCTTTGAGGAAGTGGACGCCCTTTACATTGCGGACGGGCACCACCGCACGGCTTCCAGCGCTGCCGTTTCCGCCAGGCGCCGCCAGAAACACCCGGACTACACGGGGCAGGAAGAATTCAACTACCTGATGGCTGTCGTCTTTTGTGATGAAGACCTTTTCATCATGGACTACAACCGCGTCATACGCGACCTGAACGGCCTGACTGAAGAGGAATTCATGGAAAAACTCCGTACCTCCTTTGACATAAATCCTGTGGATACCATTCCCGGAGAAGGCTACGCCCCCCGCGCCAAGCATGAGTTCGGCATGTATCTGAATGGACGCTGGTATTCCGCCACGGCCAAACCGGGAACCTTCCCGGTCGGCCATCCCATCGAAAGCCTGGACTGCGCCATCCTCCAGGCGAATGTGCTGGCTCCCATTCTGGGCATTGACGATCCACGCACGAGCGACCGCATCGACTTCGTAGGAGGAATCCGCGGTCTGGGAGAACTGGAACGCCGCTGTTCCGGGGAAATGGCGCTGGCTTTCTCCCTGTATCCCGTCACCATGGCCGACCTTTTCCGCGTAGCGGACGCCGGAGAAATCATGCCTCCCAAATCCACCTGGTTTGAACCCAAGCTGCGCAGCGGGCTTTTTATCCATACCATTGAACAATAA
- a CDS encoding 3-phosphoglycerate dehydrogenase family protein, whose product MNKVLIPTKLSDVAANTLKTAGYEVIQDADTPLEKQVAAHPDAVALIVRSEKVTPEIMDALPSLKLVVRAGAGYDNIDIVYARKKNVDVMNTPGANSNAVAEEVMAMILAYYRHIVQADATTREGLWEKKKYMGSELTKKTVGIIGLGNIGRNLVKRLQGFEPILLGYDHFLARQRALNIGVTPTSIEDIFSQCDIITLHVPGGPSTHHMVNAELIGKMKDGAVLINCSRYGVVDEEALAAAKAAGKNIGYLTDVHPKDAPGEKPSAPIADLILPHLGANTREANTKAAKRAAEQMIAYFSDGDTSCVVNGESPSGLNPAHLQLAFLLASLARKAGGNKPIRRVECTFYGNLRIFRKWFTAPILEGLLPHAEKGLMPAAAEESLREHGIVFKAREPKDDKPYEDSITLDVAMEEEEEYFHTSVRGVVTEGIPMVSRLNNFNGLYADLRGTTLCLRYKDRPGIIALIGSALSSNGINIDNIAAPADHATREALTVIKTNQPVSDELLDKIAKEIDAISAFSLNL is encoded by the coding sequence ATGAACAAGGTCCTTATTCCTACCAAACTCTCCGACGTAGCGGCCAACACGCTTAAAACGGCCGGCTATGAAGTCATCCAGGACGCTGATACGCCTCTGGAAAAACAGGTAGCCGCCCATCCGGATGCCGTGGCTCTGATCGTCCGCAGCGAAAAAGTCACTCCGGAAATCATGGACGCCCTTCCTTCCCTGAAGCTGGTCGTCCGCGCCGGAGCCGGTTACGACAACATTGACATTGTGTACGCCCGCAAAAAAAACGTGGACGTCATGAATACCCCCGGGGCCAACTCCAATGCTGTGGCGGAAGAAGTCATGGCCATGATTCTGGCCTACTACCGCCACATCGTCCAGGCGGACGCCACCACCCGGGAAGGCCTGTGGGAAAAGAAAAAATACATGGGCAGCGAGCTGACCAAAAAGACGGTGGGCATCATCGGCCTGGGCAACATCGGCCGCAACCTCGTCAAGCGTCTGCAGGGATTTGAACCCATTCTGCTGGGCTACGATCACTTTCTGGCACGCCAGCGCGCCCTGAACATCGGCGTCACCCCTACCAGCATTGAAGATATTTTCTCCCAGTGCGACATTATTACCCTGCACGTTCCGGGCGGCCCCTCCACCCACCACATGGTGAACGCGGAGCTCATTGGAAAAATGAAAGACGGAGCAGTACTCATCAACTGCTCCCGCTACGGCGTGGTGGATGAAGAAGCGCTGGCCGCCGCCAAGGCCGCAGGCAAAAACATCGGCTACCTGACGGACGTACATCCCAAGGACGCGCCCGGAGAGAAGCCTTCCGCCCCCATTGCGGATTTGATTCTTCCCCACCTGGGAGCCAACACCCGGGAGGCCAATACGAAAGCGGCCAAACGCGCCGCAGAACAGATGATCGCCTACTTTTCCGACGGCGACACCTCCTGCGTGGTGAACGGGGAATCCCCCAGCGGCCTCAATCCGGCCCATCTTCAACTGGCGTTTCTGCTCGCCTCCCTGGCGCGCAAGGCCGGCGGCAACAAGCCCATCCGCCGCGTGGAATGCACTTTTTACGGCAACCTGCGCATTTTCCGCAAATGGTTTACGGCCCCCATTCTGGAAGGCCTTCTGCCGCATGCGGAAAAAGGGCTCATGCCTGCCGCCGCGGAAGAATCCCTGCGGGAGCACGGCATCGTTTTCAAAGCGAGGGAACCCAAAGACGACAAACCTTATGAAGATTCCATCACGCTGGACGTGGCCATGGAAGAGGAAGAGGAATATTTCCACACCAGCGTGCGCGGCGTGGTGACGGAAGGCATCCCCATGGTCTCCCGCCTGAACAATTTCAACGGATTGTACGCGGACCTGCGCGGCACGACATTATGCCTGCGCTACAAGGACCGCCCGGGTATTATCGCCCTCATCGGCTCCGCCCTGTCTTCCAATGGAATCAACATTGACAACATCGCCGCCCCGGCCGACCACGCCACCAGGGAGGCCCTGACCGTGATTAAGACCAACCAGCCGGTTTCCGATGAACTGCTGGATAAAATCGCGAAAGAGATAGATGCCATCTCTGCGTTTTCCCTGAATCTTTAA
- a CDS encoding 7-carboxy-7-deazaguanine synthase QueE: MLTLAQIHGQPEIFHSIQGEGVSQGTPCVFLRLAGCNLACSWCDTAYSWNGTVPGVRLAPEKAAELVLHYPCRRLVLTGGEPLIQQKALPALLRLLPDHAVEMETNGTIMPDTELLKRVTQFNVSPKLPHSGNNDVKTWKPDILRCLAGTEKAWFKFVVACEDDVRAVLQRASEADIPPERILIMPLASTRDELNAMRPQAVEWCLRYGLRFSDRLHIAIWNSKKGV, from the coding sequence ATGCTCACACTGGCCCAGATTCACGGACAACCGGAAATTTTCCATTCCATTCAGGGGGAAGGAGTCTCCCAGGGAACACCCTGCGTTTTCCTGCGTCTGGCAGGCTGCAATCTGGCCTGTTCCTGGTGTGATACGGCGTATTCCTGGAACGGAACGGTTCCCGGAGTGCGCCTCGCGCCTGAAAAGGCGGCTGAACTGGTGCTCCATTATCCATGCCGCCGCCTGGTCCTGACCGGAGGGGAGCCGCTCATTCAGCAAAAGGCGCTTCCCGCCCTGCTGCGCCTGTTGCCGGATCATGCCGTGGAAATGGAAACCAACGGCACCATCATGCCGGATACGGAACTGCTGAAACGCGTCACGCAATTCAACGTATCTCCCAAACTCCCCCATTCAGGCAATAACGACGTTAAGACTTGGAAACCGGATATCCTGCGCTGTCTGGCGGGTACGGAGAAAGCCTGGTTCAAATTCGTCGTGGCGTGCGAGGACGATGTCAGGGCCGTTCTGCAGCGGGCTTCCGAAGCGGACATTCCCCCGGAACGAATTCTGATCATGCCCCTGGCCTCCACACGGGATGAGTTGAACGCCATGCGTCCGCAGGCGGTGGAATGGTGTCTCCGCTACGGTCTTCGTTTTTCAGACCGTCTGCATATCGCCATCTGGAACAGCAAAAAAGGCGTTTAA
- the rho gene encoding transcription termination factor Rho, whose protein sequence is MSDTPPDLTPEQVSPEPAPKKRIIRKTKSAAEAPVKPQTAAEVPGTEQDSSPAPRKRTIRKKVAELADDGMESVDVPGKKTSRKSSAEIPVEEAQDVPARPRRGRPRKKPVEEVPETDGSAIVSGTEAAVKPVRRRAAKAVAPENGDSAGPEAEIAVHAAPAEPASDSSDSVPEQPAEGRPKVIRQRFVRKPREQEPEADASVPSIKVVQEGAADFSEDAAREPRRTNESQRQRFDRQNRRNNNDRFNKNRNNRQDGRNGRNGNDRVKNRWNNNQEGGTPQNSAPRELAPPEPVDGLLEITNKGFGFLRKPDNDFDAFAEAVYVPQDMIRRFGLRPAVWVHGQACRHDRGILLTEIASVNGVAPERARKNPHFEELKAVNPNKRISFETRPERYTTRTLDLIAPIGRGQRGLIVSPPRAGKTTLLQHMAEAILENYRDSIHLMVLLVDERPEEVTEFKRSLPGAEVYASSNDGRVRDHCRMAELCIERAKRLVEAGQHVFLLMDSITRLARAYNNADKGSGRTMSGGIDARALEMPRRLFAAARNTRQAGSLTIIATALVETNSRMDDLIFQEFKGTGNMELVLNRRIAEQYIFPAVDILKSGTRREELIMPEAWLYKMNLIRRALAGHKPVEAMERFLFFLNKYPSNTQMLLDLKQKA, encoded by the coding sequence ATGTCTGATACCCCCCCAGATTTGACTCCGGAACAGGTTTCTCCGGAGCCGGCGCCCAAAAAACGTATTATCCGCAAAACCAAGTCTGCGGCGGAAGCTCCGGTAAAGCCCCAGACTGCTGCGGAAGTGCCCGGGACGGAACAGGATTCTTCCCCGGCGCCCCGCAAGCGGACGATAAGGAAGAAGGTTGCTGAATTGGCGGATGATGGGATGGAAAGTGTCGATGTGCCGGGGAAGAAGACTTCCCGTAAGAGCAGTGCTGAAATCCCGGTGGAAGAAGCGCAGGATGTTCCTGCCAGGCCCCGGCGCGGACGCCCGCGCAAGAAGCCTGTGGAGGAGGTTCCGGAAACTGACGGCTCTGCGATTGTCTCCGGAACGGAAGCCGCCGTCAAGCCGGTGCGCAGGCGTGCTGCCAAGGCTGTTGCTCCGGAGAACGGTGATTCAGCCGGCCCTGAGGCGGAAATTGCCGTTCATGCGGCGCCTGCCGAGCCGGCTTCCGATTCTTCCGATTCTGTTCCGGAGCAGCCCGCAGAAGGCAGGCCGAAGGTTATTCGCCAGAGATTTGTGAGGAAACCGAGGGAACAGGAGCCGGAGGCGGATGCTTCCGTTCCGTCCATCAAGGTGGTGCAGGAAGGTGCGGCGGATTTTTCCGAAGATGCCGCCCGGGAGCCGCGTCGGACAAATGAGTCGCAAAGGCAGCGTTTTGACAGGCAGAACCGCCGGAATAACAACGACCGTTTCAACAAAAACCGGAATAACCGCCAGGATGGCCGCAATGGCAGAAACGGCAATGACCGGGTTAAAAACCGCTGGAATAATAATCAGGAGGGCGGAACCCCACAGAACAGCGCCCCCCGTGAACTGGCGCCGCCGGAACCGGTGGACGGGTTGCTGGAAATTACGAATAAGGGGTTCGGCTTTTTAAGGAAGCCGGATAATGATTTTGACGCTTTTGCGGAAGCCGTTTATGTGCCGCAGGATATGATCCGCAGGTTCGGTCTGCGTCCTGCCGTGTGGGTGCATGGGCAGGCCTGCCGTCATGACCGCGGCATTCTTCTGACGGAAATTGCCTCCGTTAACGGGGTTGCTCCGGAGAGAGCGCGCAAGAACCCGCACTTTGAAGAGCTCAAGGCGGTCAATCCTAATAAGCGCATTTCTTTTGAAACCCGGCCGGAGCGTTACACCACCCGCACATTGGATCTGATTGCTCCAATCGGGCGCGGCCAGCGCGGCCTGATTGTCTCTCCGCCCCGCGCAGGGAAGACGACGCTGCTTCAGCACATGGCGGAAGCCATTCTGGAGAATTACAGGGATTCCATTCACCTGATGGTGCTTCTGGTAGACGAGCGTCCGGAAGAAGTGACGGAGTTTAAACGTTCCCTCCCCGGAGCTGAAGTATACGCTTCTTCCAATGATGGAAGGGTGCGCGATCACTGCCGCATGGCGGAACTTTGCATTGAACGCGCCAAACGGCTTGTAGAGGCGGGGCAGCATGTTTTCCTGCTGATGGATTCCATTACTCGCCTGGCCCGCGCCTACAATAACGCTGACAAGGGAAGCGGCCGCACGATGTCCGGCGGCATTGATGCCCGCGCTCTGGAAATGCCCCGGCGCCTTTTTGCCGCCGCCCGCAATACGCGCCAGGCCGGTTCCCTGACTATCATTGCCACCGCCCTGGTGGAAACCAACAGCCGCATGGATGACCTGATTTTCCAGGAATTCAAGGGGACGGGCAATATGGAACTTGTGCTGAACCGCCGCATTGCGGAGCAATATATCTTCCCGGCCGTGGACATTCTGAAATCGGGGACGCGGAGGGAAGAGCTCATTATGCCGGAAGCATGGCTGTACAAGATGAATCTGATCCGCCGCGCTTTAGCCGGGCATAAACCCGTAGAAGCCATGGAACGGTTCCTGTTTTTCCTGAACAAATACCCCAGCAATACCCAGATGCTGCTGGATTTGAAACAGAAAGCGTAG
- a CDS encoding YebC/PmpR family DNA-binding transcriptional regulator: MSGHNKWSKIKYVKAKEDAKKGKVFARFAHEIMLAAKSGGGDPDLNPRLRAAIDGAKAVSTPKENIERAIKKGTGELGGATIQEITYEGYGPSGTAFLIEVATDNTNRSASELRTLFTKNGGSIGTPGSVAYQFERKGEARIMAEGLTEDSAMDLALECGADDVEQGDSDNEWVFVTSPTELNNVCAALREAGHTVISMKLISVAQNASVINDLETAKAALRLYEALDDYDDALNVFSNFDVAEEILEQLG, encoded by the coding sequence ATGTCAGGACATAATAAATGGTCTAAGATCAAGTACGTTAAGGCTAAGGAAGACGCCAAGAAGGGCAAGGTTTTTGCCCGCTTTGCCCATGAAATCATGCTGGCCGCCAAAAGCGGCGGCGGAGATCCTGATCTGAATCCGCGCCTGCGCGCCGCCATTGACGGAGCCAAGGCCGTGTCCACCCCCAAGGAAAATATTGAACGCGCCATCAAAAAAGGCACCGGGGAACTGGGAGGAGCTACCATCCAGGAGATTACCTATGAAGGCTACGGCCCCTCAGGCACGGCTTTCCTGATTGAAGTGGCGACGGACAACACAAACCGTTCCGCTTCCGAGCTGCGTACCCTGTTCACCAAAAACGGAGGCAGCATCGGTACGCCCGGTTCCGTGGCTTACCAGTTTGAACGCAAGGGAGAGGCCCGCATCATGGCGGAAGGTCTTACGGAGGATTCCGCCATGGATCTGGCGCTGGAATGCGGCGCGGATGATGTGGAACAGGGGGATTCCGACAATGAATGGGTGTTTGTTACGAGCCCAACGGAGTTGAACAACGTGTGCGCCGCCCTGCGTGAAGCCGGACATACGGTAATTTCCATGAAGCTGATTTCCGTGGCGCAGAATGCTTCCGTGATTAATGATCTGGAAACGGCAAAGGCCGCCCTGCGCCTGTATGAAGCGCTGGACGACTATGATGACGCGCTGAACGTCTTCTCCAATTTCGATGTGGCGGAAGAAATCCTTGAGCAGCTTGGTTAA
- a CDS encoding cation diffusion facilitator family transporter translates to MEQAAHQEKSHAALSSVLWSAFLTVIKLWAGIVTGSLGIISEALHSGLDLMAAAMTFYAVKVASRPADESHPYGHEKVENLSALAETALLLVTCAWIVWEAVDRLFYNEAEITLTWWAFAVVAVSLLVDVNRSAMLRRIAKKHKSQALEADALHFTTDIWSSAVVLLGLFCIWLAHLVPAESAWHGLLERADAIAALFVAALVCSVAFGLAKRSIHALMDGGSSSLTRQVLDAMKKNAPDYPVKRIRLRDGGSRIFVELDVEAPAELHVDDAHDVAESIEGIVKHELPEADVIVHIEPARENLSNMEPDMIIHRLALRHHVRIHGFYAGHGKQAPCYFMDVEIPADWPLERGYHVVEAFRDSILHELKPEKVICRIEPDCRDMETGAIAEQVSPEEVRLKVNLILQQHRNIRKILKLDLTREANFPTLTCVCSVDASLTIRECHQIASQLENQIENALHHLGRVTVILKPSKQNRN, encoded by the coding sequence ATGGAACAAGCAGCGCACCAGGAAAAATCACATGCGGCCCTTTCCTCCGTCCTGTGGTCCGCCTTTTTAACGGTCATCAAGCTCTGGGCCGGCATTGTAACCGGCAGCCTCGGCATCATTTCCGAAGCCCTGCACAGCGGGCTGGACCTGATGGCTGCGGCCATGACTTTTTACGCCGTAAAAGTGGCGTCCCGCCCTGCGGACGAAAGCCACCCCTACGGGCACGAAAAGGTGGAGAATCTTTCCGCCCTGGCGGAAACAGCCCTCCTTTTAGTTACCTGCGCCTGGATTGTCTGGGAGGCTGTGGACCGTCTGTTCTACAATGAGGCGGAGATTACCCTCACCTGGTGGGCTTTTGCCGTAGTGGCCGTCTCCCTGCTGGTAGATGTGAACCGTTCCGCCATGCTCCGCCGGATAGCCAAAAAGCACAAAAGCCAGGCCCTGGAAGCGGATGCACTTCACTTTACCACGGATATCTGGTCTTCCGCAGTCGTGCTCCTGGGTCTTTTCTGCATCTGGCTGGCCCATCTGGTCCCTGCGGAATCAGCCTGGCACGGCCTCCTGGAGAGGGCGGATGCCATTGCGGCCCTGTTTGTGGCGGCTCTGGTTTGTTCCGTGGCTTTCGGCCTTGCCAAACGTTCCATCCACGCCCTGATGGACGGCGGTTCTTCCTCCCTGACGCGGCAGGTGCTGGACGCCATGAAAAAGAATGCCCCGGATTATCCGGTCAAACGCATCCGCCTGCGTGACGGAGGCTCGCGCATCTTTGTAGAGCTGGATGTGGAAGCGCCTGCGGAACTGCACGTGGATGACGCCCATGATGTGGCGGAATCCATTGAAGGCATTGTAAAGCATGAATTGCCGGAAGCGGACGTCATCGTCCATATCGAACCGGCGCGGGAGAATCTTTCCAATATGGAGCCGGACATGATTATCCACCGGCTGGCCTTGCGCCACCATGTCCGCATTCACGGTTTTTATGCAGGCCACGGCAAACAGGCCCCCTGTTATTTCATGGATGTGGAAATTCCGGCGGATTGGCCCCTGGAACGCGGCTACCATGTGGTGGAGGCTTTCAGGGATTCCATTCTGCATGAACTCAAGCCGGAAAAGGTAATTTGCCGCATTGAACCGGATTGCCGCGACATGGAAACAGGCGCCATTGCGGAACAGGTTTCTCCGGAAGAAGTGCGCCTGAAGGTAAATCTCATTCTCCAGCAGCACAGAAACATCCGCAAGATCCTCAAGCTGGACCTGACCAGGGAGGCCAATTTCCCAACCTTGACCTGCGTGTGTTCCGTGGACGCCTCCCTGACTATCCGGGAATGCCACCAGATCGCCTCGCAGCTGGAAAACCAGATAGAAAACGCACTACACCACCTAGGGCGCGTTACCGTCATTCTTAAACCGTCCAAGCAGAACAGAAATTGA